The Poecilia reticulata strain Guanapo linkage group LG13, Guppy_female_1.0+MT, whole genome shotgun sequence genome has a segment encoding these proteins:
- the txndc17 gene encoding thioredoxin domain-containing protein 17 — protein MAGYEEVNVHGYEEFCKAVSERKGKDIFAYFSGNKDAEGKSWCPDCVKAEPIVRGELTHLPEGSVFIYCQVGDRPYWKDPNNDFKKTLKLTGVPTLLRYGTPQKLVEEECFKPELVKMMFTED, from the exons ATGGCCGGTTATGAAGAAGTGAACGTGCACGGATACGAGGAGTTCTGTAAGGCGGTGTCTGAGAGAAAAGGGAAGGATATCTTCGCGTATTTTTCAGGCAACAAAGACGCCGAGGGAAAGAGCTGGTGTCCAGATTGTGTGAAAG ctgagcCAATTGTAAGGGGGGAGCTGACTCATCTTCCTGAGGGCTCAGTCTTCATTTATTGTCAAGTTGGAGATAGACCATA TTGGAAGGATCCAAACAACGACTTTAAGAAGACCCTGAAGTTGACTGGAGTTCCCACTCTGCTGCGATACGGCACA CCTCAGAAGCTGGTGGAGGAAGAGTGCTTCAAGCCAGAGCTGGTGAAAATGATGTTCACTGAAGACTGA